One window of the Pseudomonas lurida genome contains the following:
- a CDS encoding ABC transporter ATP-binding protein, with translation MSHPLLLNLRNLACGYQDQRVVQNLNLHLNAGDIGCLLGSSGCGKTTTLRAIAGFEPVHEGEISLAGEVISSAGFTLAPEKRRIGMVFQDYALFPHLSVADNIAFGIRKHPQKDRVVAELLELVNLKNLGKRFPHELSGGQQQRVALARALAPEPALLLLDEPFSNLDGELRRKLSHEVRDILKARGTSAILVTHDQEEAFAVSDQVGVFKEGRLEQWDTPYNLYHEPQTPYVASFIGQGYFIRGQLSSPESVSTELGELRGNRAYTWPTGGAVDVLLRPDDIVYAPDSALNARIVGKTFLGASTLYRLQLPTGAQLESIFPSHADHQVGADVGIRVAAEHLVLFQASGSTAAQIPQGESGVRRHSPAN, from the coding sequence ATGAGCCATCCATTACTGCTGAACCTGCGCAATCTGGCATGCGGCTACCAAGATCAACGGGTGGTGCAGAACCTCAACCTGCACCTCAATGCTGGCGACATCGGTTGCCTGCTGGGCTCATCGGGTTGCGGCAAGACCACTACGCTGCGGGCGATCGCAGGGTTTGAGCCGGTGCACGAAGGTGAAATCAGCCTGGCCGGCGAAGTGATCTCCAGTGCCGGGTTCACCCTGGCACCGGAGAAACGTCGCATCGGCATGGTGTTCCAGGACTACGCGCTGTTTCCCCACCTGAGCGTGGCCGACAACATCGCCTTCGGCATTCGCAAGCACCCGCAAAAAGACCGCGTGGTGGCTGAACTGCTGGAACTGGTGAACCTGAAGAACCTGGGCAAGCGCTTCCCCCACGAGCTCTCGGGCGGCCAGCAACAACGCGTCGCCCTGGCCCGCGCCTTGGCGCCAGAACCGGCGCTGTTGCTGCTGGATGAGCCGTTCTCCAACCTCGATGGCGAGTTGCGACGCAAGCTGAGCCACGAGGTGCGCGACATCCTCAAGGCACGCGGCACCAGTGCGATCCTGGTCACCCACGATCAGGAGGAAGCCTTCGCTGTCAGCGATCAGGTCGGCGTATTCAAAGAGGGCCGGCTTGAGCAGTGGGACACGCCGTACAACCTTTATCACGAACCGCAGACGCCTTACGTCGCCAGCTTTATCGGCCAGGGTTACTTCATTCGTGGCCAATTGAGCTCGCCGGAATCGGTCAGCACCGAACTGGGTGAGTTGCGCGGCAACCGCGCCTACACATGGCCTACCGGCGGTGCGGTGGACGTGCTACTGCGCCCGGATGACATCGTCTACGCACCGGACAGCGCATTGAACGCGCGGATCGTCGGCAAGACCTTCCTCGGCGCGTCGACCTTGTACCGCCTGCAACTGCCGACCGGCGCGCAGCTGGAGTCGATTTTCCCCAGCCATGCAGACCATCAGGTGGGTGCGGATGTCGGGATTCGGGTCGCCGCTGAACACCTGGTGTTGTTCCAGGCGTCCGGCAGCACTGCCGCCCAAATCCCCCAAGGCGAATCAGGCGTGCGCCGCCACAGCCCCGCTAACTGA